The Angustibacter sp. Root456 genome includes the window TGCCCGGCCGAACGGCCGCTTCGACCACGGCGGCCGCCGCGAAAACGCCCACCAGCAGCCAGTCGAGCCGGCCGATAGGTGGGGCGCCGGCAGGCCGCGGCTCGTGCCAGATGGAGCGCCGGGCGGTGAGCACGGCTCCAGCGTAGGGATCGGCGCGCCTCGGCGTACCCCCCGAAAGGAGGAGAGGAAGACCCCACCATCGGCCAGGCGAAGCCCGGCCTGCGGGCCGAGGTGCCAGGTGCCCGGGCGCAGCGATCGTGGACCTCCCGATCCCTCACGACGACGGATCTCTCACGACAAGGGAGCCCACGATGAGCACACCCCAGACCACCACCACACTGCAAGAACAGCAGGTGCCGGTGCGATACAAGCTCGCCGCGACGTGGACGAGCTTCATGTTCCTGTACGCCTACGTCGACATCCTCAACTTCTTCACCCCCGGCGTCATCGAGGACCTCCTCAACGGCAAGGTCTTCGAGTTCGACCTCTCTCAGACCTTCTCGACGTCGGCGCTCATCCTCGTGTCCATCCCGATCTTCATGATCGTGCTGTCGATGACGCTGGCCGCACGGGCGAACCGCACCACGAACCTGGTCGTGGCCTCGCTGTACGTCCCCGTCACGGCGTTCAACGTGGTGGGCGAGTCCTATCGGTACTTCTACGGGCTGGGCGTCGCGCTGGAGCTGGTCCTTCTCGCCCTCGTCGTGCGGTACGCCTGGACCTGGCCCCGCACCGACGTCACAGCACGCGCCGAACGGCTTCCAGCGTCGTCTCGGGTGAGTCGTTGAAGCACAGCGGCACGCCCGGCTGGAGGGCCACGACCGTGTTCACGACCCGCTCGAAGACCGCGGTGTACTCGTGCGAGGTGCGCATCCCCGATCCGATCTCGATCACCTCGAAGGCGCGGTCGGCCGCTTGCGCCCGGACGACCTCCTCCGCGGCATCAGCGTCGGCCGGGACGAGACACGGGGTGACGTCGAGACCAGCGGCCCGCAACGCGGCGTCGGCGTCAGCGATGCGCGCCCGGAGCGTGTCCGCGTCCTGGCCCGGCCAGGGGGAGAAGTCGATGACCGCTGGGTCCATGCCGATCAGGAGCACCTGTGGCTGCTGCATCGTTGCAGGCTACGACGTGGGCGCTCGCAACGGGTCGCGTACTCACCGACCAGCTCACGCGCCTCCCTAGACTGTGCGTGTGTCCGCCGCCGGACCTGGGGCGAGCTCGCCCGGACGAAGGTGTGACGTCTCCGGCAGCCCGAGGTGCACGGCGAGATCATCAACTGACTCTTTCGACCAGAACGGTGGCGGCACGATGAAGCTTCTCCTGACCTCAGGCGGCGTCCGCAACGACAGCATCCGCGCGGCGCTCGAGCGGATGCTGGGCCAGCCGATCTCTGACAGTCGCGCCCTCGTCGTGCCCACGGCGCAGTGGGGTCACCCGATGTGCGGCCCGGCGTCGGTGCGCGGGCTGGTCGCCGCCGACCCCGCCTGGGACTCCTTCACGGGGTTGGGGTGGGCCTCCCTCGGCGTCCTGGAGCTCACCGCGTTGCCGTCGATCGGCGCCGAGCGGTGGGTGCCGTGGGTGCGCGACGCCGACGTCCTGCTGGTCGACGGGGGTGAGGTCACTTACCTCGCCCACTGGATCAAGGAGTCCGGGCTCGCCGAGCTGCTGCCGTCGTTGCCCGACCTGGTGTGGGTCGGGGTGAGCGCCGGCAGCATGGTGATGGCGCCTCGCGTCGGTTCCGACTTCGTTCACTGGTCCGGCGCGCCGGACGACCGCACCCTCGGCGTGGTCGACTTCTCGATCTTCCCCCACCTGGACCTGTTCCCCGACAACACGATGGCCGACGCCGAGCGCTGGGCGGCCGAGATCGGCGGCCCCGCCTACGCGATCGACGAGCAGACCGCGATCGCCGTCGAGGACGGGGTGGTCGAGGTCGTCTCCGAAGGGCAGTGGCGAGCGTTCGGGGCTGACGGCGCCGTCCGGTGACGATGAAGGCTGGGCAGCCGACCTGACGCTGCAGGGCGGTCAGCCCGCGTCGGCCCAGGCGGTCATGGTGGTGTCGATGCCCTCGACGAGCCGGCGGTAGCTGCGGTCGATGTCGGTGGGCAGCCCGAAGCCGCCGTTGGTCTCGAGGTCGACGAAACCGTGGAGCGCGGCGCGCAGCGCCCGGGCCGCGTCGATCGCGTCGTCGCCCGAGAGGCCGTACCCGCTGAGCGCGGCCAGGACGACCTGCAGGACGGCGGCCGCGGCCTGCTCCTGCTCGACGTGCTCGCCGGTGGGCGCGCTGACGGTGGCGGCGTAGCGGCCCGGGTGAGCCAGGGCGTACTCGCGGTACGCCTCGGCCAGCGCGAGGAACGCCTGCCGGCCCGACTTGCCCAGCACGGCGGACGTCATCGCCGTCGCGAGCTCGCGCAGAGCCAGCGCGCTGACGTCCAGGCGCAGGGCGTCGAGCGAGCTGATGTGCTTGTAGAGGCTGGGCAGCTTGACGCCGAGCCGCGGCGCCAGGGCGGCCAGCGACAGGCTGCTGAACCCGACCTCGTCGGCCAGCGCTGCGGCCTCGGCGACCACCTTGGCCGGGGTGAGCCCGGCCCTAGGCATCGGCGAGCACCCGGTGCGCGAAGGCCACCAGCGCGGGGTTGACCTGCTGCGGCTCCTCCGCCTGGGGGTAGTGGCCCGCGCCCTCGACCAGCAGGTGCTCGGCGTCGGCGAGGTGGTCCACGATCCACTCGGCCTCGGCCGTGGCGTCCGGGAAGTCCGGGTCGGCGGTGCCCATCACCACCAGTGCGGGGGATCGGACCTCGTTGAGGCGCGCCTCGACCGGGGCGTGGCTCGTGCGCGTCGTGGCGGTGAAGGCCTTCGCGTAGCCGGGACGGCGCATGCTGGCCCGGATCGCCGCCCGGTGCTCGGCGAAGTCCGCCGGCTTGCGGCCCGGGTACAGCGAGGGCAGGTAGGCGTTCCAGACCGCCGGAGCCCACGGGCCCGACATCGCGACGCGGAAGGCCCAGGCCATCAGCGGATTGAGCGGCACCTCGCGCACGAACGGGCCGAGCAGGGCCAGCCCCGCCACGAGGTCGGGGCGCTCGGCGGCGGCCCACACGGCGGCCGCGGCCCCCATCGAGTTGCCCACCAGGAGGGCCGGCCCACCCAGCTCCTCGACGAGGGCCAGCACGTCGCTGCCTGCGGCCGGGTCGTCGTACGCCGAGAACGTCGCGTCGCTGTCGCCGTGCCCCCGCAGGTCCATCGTCGCTACGCGGAAGCCGGCGGCGGCCACTGTCGCGGTGGTGAAGCGGAAGCTGCTGCGCAGCTCGCCCATGCCGGGCAGGCACACCACGAGCGGCCCGTCGCCCAGGACGTCGTAGGCGAGGCGTCCTTCATCGCGCTGGAGCGTGCGGACATCGGACGGGGCGGAAGGGCCGAAGCGAGGCGGGCTAGTGCTCATGTCTGAAAAGCTAATGCAAATAGCCAACAGGCGTCAAGGCGTAGCCAGAGCTCACGATCGGCGAGACCGGATCTGCTCGACCAGGATGTCGCCGTGCCCGGCGTGCCGAGCGAGCTCCGCGACCAGGTGGGCGTAGACGTACCGCAGGCTCACCGGTCCCCGGTGCCACGGGAACTCCTCGTCGAGGTCGTGGCTGGCCGCGACGGTCCGCGAGTGCTCACAGGCGGCGAGGAACGCCGCGCGCACCGAGTCGACGGTGTCCTGCGGGTCCAGAACGAAGCTCTCGTCGAC containing:
- a CDS encoding DUF6326 family protein → MSTPQTTTTLQEQQVPVRYKLAATWTSFMFLYAYVDILNFFTPGVIEDLLNGKVFEFDLSQTFSTSALILVSIPIFMIVLSMTLAARANRTTNLVVASLYVPVTAFNVVGESYRYFYGLGVALELVLLALVVRYAWTWPRTDVTARAERLPASSRVSR
- a CDS encoding Type 1 glutamine amidotransferase-like domain-containing protein; protein product: MKLLLTSGGVRNDSIRAALERMLGQPISDSRALVVPTAQWGHPMCGPASVRGLVAADPAWDSFTGLGWASLGVLELTALPSIGAERWVPWVRDADVLLVDGGEVTYLAHWIKESGLAELLPSLPDLVWVGVSAGSMVMAPRVGSDFVHWSGAPDDRTLGVVDFSIFPHLDLFPDNTMADAERWAAEIGGPAYAIDEQTAIAVEDGVVEVVSEGQWRAFGADGAVR
- a CDS encoding TetR/AcrR family transcriptional regulator — its product is MPRAGLTPAKVVAEAAALADEVGFSSLSLAALAPRLGVKLPSLYKHISSLDALRLDVSALALRELATAMTSAVLGKSGRQAFLALAEAYREYALAHPGRYAATVSAPTGEHVEQEQAAAAVLQVVLAALSGYGLSGDDAIDAARALRAALHGFVDLETNGGFGLPTDIDRSYRRLVEGIDTTMTAWADAG
- a CDS encoding alpha/beta fold hydrolase; the protein is MSTSPPRFGPSAPSDVRTLQRDEGRLAYDVLGDGPLVVCLPGMGELRSSFRFTTATVAAAGFRVATMDLRGHGDSDATFSAYDDPAAGSDVLALVEELGGPALLVGNSMGAAAAVWAAAERPDLVAGLALLGPFVREVPLNPLMAWAFRVAMSGPWAPAVWNAYLPSLYPGRKPADFAEHRAAIRASMRRPGYAKAFTATTRTSHAPVEARLNEVRSPALVVMGTADPDFPDATAEAEWIVDHLADAEHLLVEGAGHYPQAEEPQQVNPALVAFAHRVLADA
- a CDS encoding DinB family protein codes for the protein MNTFVADERRTLERMLDHQRQEVAALLADLDDTEARARLVPSLTTPLSLVKHATFVEKVWFHSRVAGVPRAELGLPDTVDESFVLDPQDTVDSVRAAFLAACEHSRTVAASHDLDEEFPWHRGPVSLRYVYAHLVAELARHAGHGDILVEQIRSRRS